Proteins co-encoded in one Crateriforma spongiae genomic window:
- a CDS encoding glucoamylase family protein, producing MFRRRFLLSGAAAGSTLIGVGTPAWIAAIESSVNDDLPVRRSDGRWPGQSRDMRDGGMTEQQSAFLDDLRQRCYQYFVDAADPDTGLIADRGRVDGSGFSDHASMAACGFGLSAHALAGQNGWVSPGLARDRVAKLMVSLRDRVQHERGFLYHFVDRRTGRRALRSEASSIDTALLIAGAMHAQMIYANDRVISDAADEIYQRVDWRWLLGDNDCLHMGYTPEIGILPAQWDTFSELTILVLLAIGAPQSPIPARCWEAWQRGPVLHHQGQPFMSYPPLFVHQYPTAFFDFRRLVSAGGRSFWQNAQVAHRAHQQFMKDLATADPHRMGHYGEDLWGITSSDSAHGYRDWGGPYHDGPARPDRGIDGTIVPSAAGGALAIVPQSAMHTLQYQRQAFGDAVYGRYGFVNAFNPANGWVNPDVIGIDTGITLLMASNLFGDQVWRPFMQHPAARRALSLAGFRAAAA from the coding sequence ATGTTTCGACGACGCTTTCTTTTGTCCGGCGCGGCCGCCGGTTCGACGCTGATTGGTGTCGGTACGCCCGCTTGGATTGCCGCGATCGAGTCATCGGTGAACGATGATCTGCCAGTGCGCCGGTCCGATGGTCGGTGGCCGGGGCAAAGTCGCGACATGCGGGACGGCGGAATGACCGAACAACAGTCAGCGTTCTTGGACGATTTGCGTCAACGCTGTTACCAGTACTTTGTCGACGCCGCCGATCCGGACACGGGGCTGATTGCCGACCGCGGACGCGTTGACGGCAGCGGATTCAGTGATCACGCCAGCATGGCGGCATGCGGCTTCGGATTGTCCGCCCACGCCTTGGCAGGCCAGAACGGTTGGGTCAGTCCCGGTTTGGCGCGAGACCGCGTTGCCAAGTTGATGGTGTCGCTTCGAGATCGCGTCCAGCATGAACGTGGCTTTCTGTACCACTTTGTCGACCGACGCACGGGGCGTCGAGCGCTGCGCAGTGAAGCTTCGTCCATCGACACCGCATTGCTGATCGCCGGTGCAATGCACGCTCAGATGATCTACGCGAATGATCGCGTGATTTCCGATGCGGCGGACGAGATCTATCAGCGGGTCGATTGGCGATGGTTGCTGGGCGACAACGATTGTTTGCACATGGGGTACACGCCGGAGATCGGCATTTTGCCGGCTCAGTGGGACACGTTCAGCGAGCTGACGATTTTGGTGCTGCTGGCGATCGGTGCACCGCAGTCGCCGATCCCGGCACGGTGCTGGGAAGCGTGGCAGCGGGGGCCGGTGCTGCACCACCAGGGGCAACCGTTCATGTCGTACCCGCCGTTGTTTGTTCACCAGTATCCGACGGCGTTCTTTGATTTTCGGCGTCTGGTGTCCGCCGGGGGCCGCAGTTTTTGGCAGAACGCCCAGGTGGCCCATCGCGCCCATCAACAATTCATGAAAGATTTGGCGACCGCGGATCCGCATCGCATGGGCCACTACGGCGAAGACCTGTGGGGGATCACCAGCAGCGACAGCGCCCACGGGTATCGCGACTGGGGCGGACCCTATCACGACGGGCCGGCGCGACCGGATCGTGGCATTGATGGGACGATCGTTCCCAGTGCGGCGGGCGGAGCGTTGGCGATTGTGCCACAGTCGGCAATGCACACGTTGCAATATCAGCGACAGGCCTTTGGCGACGCCGTCTATGGTCGGTATGGATTCGTCAACGCGTTCAACCCGGCCAACGGTTGGGTGAACCCCGATGTGATCGGTATCGACACCGGAATCACCCTGTTAATGGCGTCCAATCTGTTCGGCGATCAGGTTTGGAGACCCTTCATGCAGCATCCGGCCGCACGGCGTGCACTGTCGCTGGCCGGTTTCCGCGCAGCGGCGGCCTAG
- the mdoH gene encoding glucans biosynthesis glucosyltransferase MdoH, with amino-acid sequence MTRDTASDAAGTHAARWLIGAATFVLSVLGIAAYVRSVASGGPERGFDWGELGFWDAASAALFAVLWTWIAFSFCVATFGFCRRVFSASRPTWSRDGQPKQPLKTAVLVPVYNESPDDVFARIEAMMRGIARESAHNPGIEFDFFVLSDSTNVDTWLAEEQTWASLRDRLPADVSEVCRVFYRHRNENKGRKAGNIADFCHRWSQPYPFMIVLDADSLMSPSAMFEMTRRMDADPRLGILQVPPAPIGRASLFARLQQFAAQAYGPVFVEGFDAWAGDQGNYWGHNAIIRVEAFCQCCDLPVLPGQAPLGGEILSHDFVEAALMVRRGWKVRLATDLAGSYEECPTTLTDYAQRDQRWCQGNLQHSRLVVSEGFHPVSRLHFASGVMSYVASPLWILFTVTCLAGRALDQPVASADWFDRFGRFALFGVAMVMLLIPKAYGVAEIWLSGRSTQFGGAIRVALSAVLETVMSVLLSPIMAVLHSRFVVSTLRGRKVHWGAQQRDEHGVTLGQAASDFGGMTAIGILATAAVAYAAPPLLPWFVPILAGWLLAIPLAMMLGSRGLGVAMQRLGLLIIPEETDSPRLYDDFKVALDQNVSPKQDTAPERALHRLLRDPAFLLTHQQVVSASESAVTLSDEDRHEVLRHYDIGIDEIPAPLQRRMLCDVGLLRQMHVGSLSRLSA; translated from the coding sequence ATGACGCGCGACACAGCAAGTGATGCCGCCGGCACCCACGCGGCGCGTTGGCTGATCGGCGCCGCCACGTTCGTGCTGTCGGTCCTGGGCATTGCCGCCTATGTCCGCAGCGTCGCGTCGGGCGGACCGGAACGTGGATTTGACTGGGGCGAACTCGGTTTCTGGGATGCGGCATCGGCGGCCCTGTTCGCCGTTCTGTGGACTTGGATCGCGTTTTCGTTTTGTGTCGCGACTTTTGGGTTTTGTCGCCGCGTCTTTTCCGCGTCGCGTCCAACATGGTCCCGCGACGGACAGCCGAAACAGCCGCTGAAAACCGCGGTGCTGGTCCCGGTGTACAACGAATCGCCCGACGACGTGTTCGCGCGGATCGAAGCGATGATGCGCGGAATCGCCCGAGAATCGGCCCACAACCCGGGGATCGAGTTCGACTTTTTCGTGCTCAGCGACAGCACCAACGTCGACACTTGGTTGGCCGAAGAACAAACTTGGGCAAGCTTGCGGGACCGATTGCCGGCCGATGTGTCAGAAGTGTGCCGCGTGTTTTATCGACACCGCAACGAAAACAAGGGCCGCAAAGCGGGCAACATCGCCGACTTTTGTCACCGTTGGTCCCAGCCCTATCCGTTCATGATCGTATTGGACGCCGACAGCTTGATGTCGCCATCGGCGATGTTCGAAATGACACGGCGAATGGATGCCGATCCGCGGCTGGGGATCTTACAAGTTCCTCCCGCACCGATCGGACGCGCGTCGTTGTTTGCACGTCTTCAGCAGTTTGCAGCGCAGGCGTACGGCCCGGTCTTTGTCGAAGGCTTCGATGCTTGGGCGGGCGACCAAGGCAATTACTGGGGACACAACGCGATCATTCGCGTCGAAGCGTTCTGTCAGTGCTGCGATCTGCCCGTGTTGCCCGGACAAGCGCCGCTGGGCGGTGAAATCCTGTCACACGATTTTGTCGAAGCCGCATTGATGGTTCGCCGTGGCTGGAAAGTTCGCTTGGCCACCGATCTGGCCGGCAGCTACGAAGAATGCCCGACGACGCTGACCGATTACGCCCAGCGCGACCAGCGTTGGTGTCAAGGTAATTTGCAACACAGCCGATTGGTCGTCAGCGAAGGCTTTCACCCGGTCAGCCGACTGCACTTCGCCAGCGGCGTGATGTCCTATGTGGCATCGCCACTTTGGATCCTGTTCACCGTGACGTGCTTGGCCGGACGGGCGTTGGATCAACCAGTCGCGTCGGCGGATTGGTTCGACCGTTTCGGACGCTTCGCGTTGTTCGGCGTCGCGATGGTCATGCTGTTGATCCCCAAAGCCTATGGCGTGGCGGAAATCTGGCTGTCGGGACGTTCCACGCAATTCGGCGGTGCGATTCGCGTCGCGCTGTCTGCGGTTCTGGAAACCGTCATGTCGGTGCTGCTGTCACCCATCATGGCCGTGCTGCATAGCCGATTCGTCGTCTCCACCCTTCGCGGCCGCAAGGTCCACTGGGGTGCCCAACAGCGTGACGAACACGGCGTGACACTGGGACAAGCGGCCAGCGATTTCGGCGGCATGACGGCGATCGGCATCCTGGCCACCGCGGCGGTCGCCTACGCCGCCCCGCCGCTGTTGCCTTGGTTTGTTCCGATCTTGGCCGGTTGGTTGTTGGCGATCCCGCTGGCGATGATGTTGGGCAGTCGAGGCCTTGGCGTTGCGATGCAGCGTTTGGGACTGCTGATCATCCCAGAGGAAACCGATTCGCCACGGCTGTACGACGATTTCAAAGTCGCGTTGGATCAAAACGTTTCACCGAAACAGGACACTGCACCGGAGCGTGCGTTGCACCGACTGTTGCGTGACCCCGCGTTTCTGTTGACCCACCAACAAGTCGTCTCGGCCAGCGAAAGTGCGGTCACCTTGTCCGACGAAGACCGACACGAAGTGCTGCGACACTACGACATCGGAATCGACGAAATCCCGGCACCTTTGCAGCGTCGCATGCTGTGTGACGTCGGGCTGCTGCGGCAAATGCACGTCGGCAGCCTGTCACGCCTGAGCGCCTAA
- a CDS encoding glucan biosynthesis protein, giving the protein MRFFHAPVRWLVYVAWVLLLAQTTTAADDAVVSRFAPTADGGTTYLDQYIKVRDFDDLKSLAQSASLYDCVPTDPLPQPLDSWSYDDYIKVGFRHRRATWWNQGLPFWFETFHRGFVQVDRVELFTLIPSAGDQPICQRIKFSKKDFEYQSPLEESAIPAAGHAGVKLIGQFPGTDRAEEVLSFLGSSYFRGRSGDCVYGASARGIAIDIAMQKVEEFPDFRAFWITLPAAEDDSLTILAHLDSPSVSGAYRFRLFPGETDTRLSVEAELYFRRVPDKVAYAPLTSMWMWGDGLKGPPKDARPGVHDSDGLLIRTDQLQWRWRPFARQDYPSVTSTEVEQLLGFGLIQRNRAFFHYDDHNARYDMRPSLWVVPKRPWTEGSIELLELPGAHEGVDNLGAYWLPKETPEVGQPVNLEYDIHFFAGDPPQHNALARATNLDVTRPDRSVPPKQAESSEQDAADARATDTTVADAVIGIEVRFAGPSIRGLPADSPPQAQTSAVRGVMKNPTLKRTEQGDWILRAEVIPEGDGPVELEVQLISAGEPVSEQWTYLLPPWEPSFVYPAVYTRQE; this is encoded by the coding sequence ATGCGTTTCTTTCATGCTCCGGTGCGGTGGTTGGTTTATGTGGCGTGGGTGCTGTTGTTGGCCCAGACCACGACCGCAGCCGATGACGCCGTGGTCAGCCGATTTGCACCGACCGCCGATGGCGGGACGACCTATCTGGACCAATACATCAAGGTTCGTGATTTTGATGATTTGAAATCGCTGGCACAGTCCGCGTCGTTATATGACTGTGTTCCGACCGACCCGTTGCCCCAGCCGTTGGACTCGTGGAGCTATGACGATTACATCAAAGTCGGGTTTCGTCATCGTCGCGCCACGTGGTGGAATCAAGGCCTTCCGTTTTGGTTCGAAACATTTCATCGCGGCTTCGTCCAAGTCGATCGTGTCGAACTGTTCACGCTGATCCCCAGTGCCGGGGACCAACCGATTTGCCAACGGATCAAGTTCAGCAAGAAGGACTTTGAATACCAATCGCCGTTGGAGGAATCAGCGATCCCGGCCGCCGGACATGCCGGGGTGAAATTGATCGGACAGTTTCCCGGGACCGACCGCGCCGAAGAAGTCTTGAGCTTTTTGGGTTCCAGTTATTTTCGCGGACGCAGCGGTGACTGTGTTTATGGGGCGTCGGCACGCGGCATCGCGATCGATATCGCGATGCAGAAGGTGGAGGAGTTTCCTGACTTTCGCGCGTTTTGGATCACGCTGCCCGCCGCCGAGGATGATTCGTTGACGATTCTGGCGCACTTGGACAGCCCCAGTGTCAGCGGCGCGTATCGGTTCCGCTTGTTTCCCGGCGAAACCGACACGCGGTTGTCGGTGGAGGCCGAGTTGTATTTCCGCCGCGTACCGGACAAGGTCGCCTACGCACCACTGACCAGCATGTGGATGTGGGGCGACGGATTGAAAGGGCCCCCCAAGGACGCCAGGCCTGGTGTGCATGACAGTGACGGATTGTTGATCCGGACCGACCAGTTGCAGTGGCGTTGGCGTCCGTTTGCTCGCCAGGATTACCCATCGGTGACGTCGACCGAGGTCGAACAGTTGTTGGGCTTTGGATTGATCCAGCGGAACCGTGCATTCTTTCATTACGACGACCACAACGCGCGGTACGACATGCGTCCCAGTTTGTGGGTGGTCCCCAAAAGGCCTTGGACCGAGGGATCGATTGAACTGTTGGAATTGCCCGGCGCGCATGAAGGCGTTGATAACCTGGGCGCCTATTGGTTACCAAAGGAAACGCCGGAGGTGGGCCAACCGGTGAATCTGGAATACGACATCCATTTCTTTGCCGGCGATCCGCCGCAGCACAACGCGCTGGCCCGGGCCACCAATCTGGACGTGACACGACCGGATCGATCGGTTCCGCCGAAACAGGCGGAGTCGTCCGAGCAGGATGCGGCCGACGCGCGGGCGACTGACACAACAGTGGCCGATGCGGTGATCGGGATCGAAGTCCGGTTTGCCGGTCCGTCGATTCGTGGGCTTCCAGCCGATTCGCCTCCGCAAGCGCAAACATCGGCGGTGCGTGGTGTGATGAAAAACCCAACGCTGAAGCGGACCGAACAGGGCGATTGGATCTTGCGGGCCGAGGTGATTCCCGAGGGCGATGGCCCGGTGGAATTGGAAGTCCAGTTGATCAGCGCGGGTGAACCCGTGTCGGAACAGTGGACGTACCTACTGCCGCCTTGGGAACCGTCGTTTGTCTATCCGGCGGTCTACACCCGCCAGGAATAG
- a CDS encoding UbiA family prenyltransferase has product MASRTESASQADGDHRPQNSVSRPTWLAWGQLVRLPNVFTVLADVAAGYLIVAGGAEPVPRFVSVLIAGVLLYWAGMILNDVFDVQKDRQQRPQRPLASGAISVSVARAVGIAMLVGGVIVAAVAGQLVADDSAPAVNWTPAMVAAALAVSVLLYDGPLKATPVGPLAMGMCRVLSFLLGAAPHFASPAEFPTWLLGMAAGMGMFVMGVTTIGRREAEKTIDGFQPNLWTGTIVVALGGAMIGVAPRLDINAVAWQLSPAGPFLLLVAMVVFPVVVRGFRAARLGTADSIQSAVRSGVLTIIPLAAAIAFLGAGPFWGLLIFAGVMPALGLSRYFRVT; this is encoded by the coding sequence ATGGCATCCCGCACCGAATCCGCCAGCCAAGCTGACGGGGATCATCGCCCACAAAATTCTGTTTCCCGGCCCACGTGGTTGGCATGGGGGCAGTTGGTGCGTCTGCCCAATGTGTTCACGGTCTTGGCCGACGTGGCGGCCGGTTATTTGATCGTCGCCGGTGGTGCCGAACCGGTACCGCGTTTTGTTTCGGTGTTGATTGCCGGGGTGCTGTTGTACTGGGCCGGGATGATTTTGAACGACGTTTTTGACGTCCAGAAAGATCGCCAACAACGGCCACAGCGTCCGTTGGCATCGGGCGCGATCAGCGTGTCGGTCGCACGTGCGGTCGGCATTGCCATGTTGGTCGGTGGCGTGATCGTCGCGGCAGTGGCCGGTCAGTTGGTGGCAGACGATTCGGCCCCGGCGGTCAATTGGACACCGGCAATGGTGGCGGCCGCCTTGGCGGTGTCGGTGCTGTTGTACGACGGACCGCTGAAGGCGACGCCCGTTGGGCCGTTGGCGATGGGAATGTGTCGTGTGCTGAGTTTCCTGTTGGGCGCCGCGCCCCATTTCGCGTCTCCGGCGGAATTCCCGACTTGGTTGCTGGGCATGGCAGCCGGGATGGGCATGTTTGTGATGGGGGTGACCACGATCGGACGACGCGAAGCGGAAAAGACGATTGATGGATTCCAGCCCAATCTGTGGACCGGGACGATTGTGGTCGCGCTGGGCGGTGCGATGATCGGTGTCGCGCCGCGTCTGGATATCAACGCGGTTGCCTGGCAATTGTCGCCCGCCGGTCCGTTTTTGTTGTTGGTGGCCATGGTTGTATTTCCGGTGGTCGTCCGAGGTTTCCGCGCGGCGCGGTTGGGAACGGCCGATTCGATCCAATCGGCCGTCCGCAGCGGTGTGTTGACGATCATTCCGTTGGCCGCGGCGATTGCCTTTTTGGGCGCCGGGCCGTTTTGGGGTTTGTTGATCTTTGCGGGCGTCATGCCGGCGCTGGGGCTGTCACGATACTTTCGGGTGACCTGA